A genome region from Carya illinoinensis cultivar Pawnee chromosome 2, C.illinoinensisPawnee_v1, whole genome shotgun sequence includes the following:
- the LOC122301059 gene encoding pentatricopeptide repeat-containing protein At3g16010, with the protein MAKMIVRSMASKRSISTLSNLRDRIKQTEKEIVQMFCLHSPKDEMQNLPMKGKLSRKDPSVRTLDERFIRILKIFKWGPDAEKALEVLKLKLDHRLVREVLKIDVEVSVKIQFFKWAAKRRNFEHDSATYMALVNCLDEAGLVGEMWKTIQEMLRSTSTIGQAELSEIVKILGKAKMVNRALSVFYQIKGRKCKPTANTYNSMILMLMHEGHYEKVHELYNEMCNEVNCFPDTVTYTALISAFGKLGREDSSIRLFDEMKENGLQPSAKIYTTLLGIYFKLGRVDRALSLIQEMKEKTCALTVFTYTELIKGLGKTGRIEEAYSIYIDMLREGCKPDVVLINNLINILGRAGRVQDAFKIFNEMESLQCKPNVVTYNTVLKALFESKAPASEASSWVEKMKAKGVAPSSFTYSILIDGFCKTNRVEKALLLLEEMDEKGFPPCPAAYCSLINSLGKAKRYEAANELFQELKENCGFSSARVYAVMIKHFGKCGRLTEAIDLFYEMKKLGCNPDVYSYNALMSGMVRAGMIDEAHSLLRTMVENGCIPDINSHNIILNGLARTGGPKRAMEMFTQMKHSNIKPDAVSYNTLLGCLSRSGMFEEAAKLMKEMNSKGFEYDLITYSSILEAVGKVDEVCTL; encoded by the exons ATGGCCAAGATGATTGTTCGGTCAATGGCTTCGAAGCGGTCGATATCAACATTGTCTAATCTCCGTGATAGGATTAAGCAAACAG AGAAGGAGATTGTCCAAATGTTTTGTTTACATAGTCCAAAAGATGAAATGCAAAACTTGCCCATGAAGGGAAAACTATCGAGGAAGGACCCCTCAGTCCGAACATTGGATGAGAGATTTATaaggattttgaaaatattcaagtGGGGACCTGATGCTGAAAAGGCATTGGAAGTGCTAAAGTTGAAATTGGATCATCGATTGGTGCGTGAGGTTTTGAAGATAGATGTCGAGGTCAGTGTTAAGATTCAGTTTTTCAAGTGGGCTGCTAAGAGGAGGAACTTTGAACATGACTCGGCAACATACATGGCCTTAGTCAATTGCTTGGATGAAGCTGGATTAGTTGGTGAAATGTGGAAGACGATTCAGGAGATGCTTAGGAGTACAAGTACCATTGGTCAAGCTGAATTATCTGAAATTGTGAAAATCTTGGGTAAGGCTAAGATGGTCAACAGGGCGCTATCCGTCTTTTACCAGATTAAAGGCCGCAAGTGCAAGCCCACAGCAAACACTTACAATTCCATGATCTTGATGCTGATGCATGAAGGACATTACGAAAAAGTTCATGAGCTTTATAATGAGATGTGTAATGAGGTTAACTGTTTCCCGGATACTGTGACGTATACCGCACTCATATCAGCATTTGGGAAACTGGGTCGCGAGGATTCTTCCATTAGGTTGTTTGATGAGATGAAGGAGAATGGCTTACAGCCAAGTGCAAAGATTTATACAACATTATTGGGAATTTATTTCAAGCTGGGTAGGGTAGACAGAGCTTTGAGTCTAATCCAGGAAATGAAAGAGAAGACGTGTGCCCTAACTGTCTTTACTTACACAGAATTGATAAAAGGGCTTGGTAAAACCGGGAGGATTGAAGAGGCCTACAGTATATACATCGATATGCTCAGAGAGGGGTGCAAGCCTGATGTTGTGCTTATAAACAATCtgataaatattttgggaaGAGCTGGCCGTGTGCAAGATGCTTTTAagatttttaatgaaatggagTCATTGCAGTGCAAACCTAATGTTGTGACCTATAACACTGTTTTAAAAGCTTTATTTGAATCCAAAGCTCCAGCTTCTGAGGCTTCTTCATGGGTTGAGAAGATGAAGGCAAAAGGTGTTGCTCCTAGCTCGTTTACCTATTCAATCCTTATTGACGGTTTTTGCAAAACAAATAGAGTTGAGAAAGCTTTACTGCTTCTTGAAGAGATGGACGAAAAGGGTTTTCCTCCTTGCCCAGCTGCCTATTGCAGCCTGATAAATAGTCTTGGAAAAGCAAAACGGTATGAAGCTGCAAATGAGCTGTTTCAAGAATTGAAAGAGAACTGTGGATTTTCAAGTGCTCGAGTGTATGCCGTAATGATCAAACATTTTGGAAAATGTGGGCGTCTCACTGAAGCCATAGATCTTTTTTATGAGATGAAGAAACTTGGATGCAATCCTGATGTTTATTCTTATAATGCACTCATGTCGGGGATGGTAAGGGCTGGCATGATAGATGAAGCTCACTCCTTACTTAGAACCATGGTAGAAAATGGTTGCATTCCAGACATAAACTCGCATAATATCATTCTAAATGGCTTGGCTAGAACTGGTGGCCCAAAGCGGGCTATGGAGATGTTCACACAAATGAAGCATTCAAATATTAAGCCAGATGCAGTTTCTTACAACACTCTTCTCGGCTGTCTCAGCCGGTCTGGTATGTTCGAGGAAGCTGCTAAGCTGATGAAAGAAATGAATTCAAAAGGTTTTGAGTATGACCTCATCACCTACTCGTCAATACTTGAGGCAGTTGGTAAGGTCGATGAAGTTTGTACTTTGTAG
- the LOC122301060 gene encoding trihelix transcription factor ASIL2-like, producing the protein MDDTEDDARYPPNPYGVNHQQGYGSSSRQKLSVRNAPFSSSAGNQYVDEDDDEDEEDEDEDELAEEEENDDQSNGFRNIHEDLEDDDVDEDDEEDEDDDKQKSYGRRVDNVDFERHPKKRKLKSLVSSYEFAPRVPAPSAAAPALPAPKPSVGGRNSLTDWTERETFVLLDAWVDRFLHRGRKSLRSEEWQEVAEKVSEISKIERTDTQCRNRLDTLKKKYKKEKLRMAETGDATSKWVYFKKMDMLLSSPPPQAGLSCGLDSGEYVFMNPRVYLNRANGLEEMRDSPGNSESTDGEEDDSDGLPPKKRRVGRVNDEGPSFRLLADSIHKFSDIYEKIENSKRQQMVELERMRMDFHRELEMQKRQILERAHAEIVKIRQGDDEENDVSAENASG; encoded by the coding sequence ATGGATGACACTGAGGATGATGCAAGGTACCCCCCAAACCCGTATGGTGTGAATCACCAGCAGGGTTATGGCTCCTCGAGTCGGCAGAAACTTTCTGTTAGGAATGCtccattttcttcttcagcTGGTAATCAGTATGTTGACGAGGATGATGACgaggatgaagaagatgaagatgaagatgaattgGCAGAGGAGGAAGAGAATGACGATCAAAGTAATGGTTTTCGTAATATCCATGAAGATTTGGAGGATGATGATGTTGATGAAGACGACGAGgaggatgaagatgatgataagCAGAAAAGTTATGGTAGGAGGGTTGATAATGTTGATTTCGAAAGGCACCCAAAGAAGCGAAAGTTGAAGAGTTTGGTTTCTAGCTATGAATTTGCTCCTCGGGTACCTGCGCCATCGGCTGCAGCTCCGGCTCTCCCTGCTCCAAAACCATCGGTTGGTGGCCGAAATTCGCTGACTGATTGGACTGAGCGTGAGACATTCGTTTTACTAGATGCTTGGGTTGACCGGTTTCTTCATCGTGGGAGGAAGAGTCTTCGGTCTGAGGAATGGCAAGAAGTTGCAGAGAAGGTATCAGAAatttcaaaaattgaaaggaCGGATACTCAGTGTAGGAATAGATTGGATACATTGAAGAAGAAGTACAAAAAAGAGAAGCTGAGGATGGCAGAGACTGGTGATGCCACTAGCAAATGGGTTTATTTTAAGAAGATGGATATGTTGCTGTCATCACCCCCGCCGCAAGCTGGCCTCTCGTGTGGTTTGGACTCAGGGGAGTACGTATTCATGAACCCTAGAGTTTATTTGAATCGTGCAAATGGGTTGGAAGAAATGAGGGATAGTCCTGGGAATTCGGAATCTACTGATGGCGAGGAAGATGATTCAGATGGACTTCCGCCAAAGAAGAGGAGGGTTGGAAGGGTCAATGATGAAGGGCCTTCCTTTAGGTTACTTGCTGATTCCATTCACAAATTCAGCGACATATACGAGAAGATTGAGAATAGTAAAAGGCAGCAGATGGTGGAGCTAGAGAGGATGAGAATGGATTTCCACAGGGAATTGGAGATGCAGAAAAGGCAGATTCTTGAGAGAGCGCATGCAGAGATAGTGAAAATACGGCAGGGTGATGATGAGGAAAATGATGTCTCTGCTGAGAATGCCAGTGGCTGA